One stretch of Deinococcus taeanensis DNA includes these proteins:
- a CDS encoding glycosyltransferase family 4 protein, translating into MYRLIGIDNEGSVDYRVVRGRNLSVYRALGPHAQVVGRFTPALSHWAKYSNYALSFRPDPWHWKGVANLNPRTFRAQSALALQRLRARRAEFDVTLQIFGMFSVAGQGFPVALYLDNTMALTLQHYPQWNPMSRRERQEWLILETEAYRAADVIFTMSGAVQRSVIDDYGVPAGKVVTVGAGTNFTLDGPDKQEYGQQTALFVAYEFGRNGGEVLLDAWRQVRAALPGARLQIVGPRHRVAPPGMPGVEWYGPVRNRMRLRQLFEDATVFVLPSLFNPFPHVLREAMALGLPCVSTAHAAIPEIVTDGHNGALVPVRDPDALAGALITLLSDPDLARQYGQAGRAAVSRAMSWEQVGAAMAPGLAALAAHH; encoded by the coding sequence ATGTACCGCTTGATCGGCATCGACAATGAAGGAAGCGTGGATTACCGCGTCGTGCGGGGCCGGAACCTGTCGGTCTACCGGGCCCTGGGGCCTCACGCGCAGGTGGTGGGCCGCTTCACGCCCGCCCTGAGTCACTGGGCAAAATACTCGAACTACGCCCTGAGTTTCCGTCCGGACCCCTGGCACTGGAAGGGGGTGGCGAACCTCAATCCCCGGACCTTCCGCGCGCAGAGCGCCCTGGCCCTGCAGCGCCTGCGCGCCCGGCGCGCGGAGTTCGACGTGACCCTGCAGATTTTCGGCATGTTCTCCGTGGCGGGGCAGGGGTTCCCGGTGGCGCTGTACCTGGACAACACCATGGCCCTGACCCTGCAGCACTATCCGCAGTGGAATCCCATGAGCCGCCGTGAACGGCAGGAATGGCTGATTCTGGAAACAGAAGCCTACCGCGCGGCCGACGTGATCTTCACGATGTCCGGCGCTGTGCAGCGGTCCGTGATCGACGATTACGGGGTTCCGGCCGGCAAGGTCGTGACGGTCGGCGCCGGCACGAACTTCACGCTGGACGGGCCGGACAAGCAGGAGTACGGTCAGCAGACGGCGCTGTTCGTCGCCTACGAATTCGGCCGCAACGGCGGCGAGGTCCTGCTGGACGCCTGGCGTCAGGTGCGCGCCGCCCTGCCGGGCGCGCGGCTGCAGATCGTGGGCCCGCGCCACCGGGTCGCGCCACCCGGCATGCCGGGGGTCGAGTGGTACGGCCCGGTCCGGAACCGTATGCGCCTGCGCCAGCTGTTCGAGGACGCCACCGTGTTCGTGCTGCCCAGCCTGTTCAATCCCTTCCCGCATGTGCTGCGCGAGGCGATGGCGCTGGGGCTGCCGTGCGTTAGCACCGCGCACGCCGCCATCCCCGAGATCGTGACTGACGGCCACAACGGCGCCCTCGTCCCGGTGAGGGACCCTGACGCGCTGGCCGGCGCCCTGATCACGCTGCTGTCCGATCCCGACCTGGCCCGGCAGTACGGGCAGGCCGGGCGGGCCGCAGTGTCGCGGGCCATGTCGTGGGAGCAGGTGGGCGCGGCCATGGCGCCCGGCCTCGCGGCGCTCGCCGCGCACCACTGA
- a CDS encoding right-handed parallel beta-helix repeat-containing protein, whose protein sequence is MTYAAPKPHLTAVRFALLSATLLLASCGTTARPPAAPAVGSDQAAAEMTFSAEALSTRLQPTAASGAITQYDAQADGTQAVVLLNNGSAAAFTVPAAGTYTVALQARETTYQGNVILSVRVGGTERKRVELTNLSYAAVALGNLTLNSGDVISLVFINDLSGAGGDRNAYIDYLTLTPVTATVTADSTPITSPSLTVPTDAVDVKTFGAKGDGVTDDTAALQKAATSGKSLLFPAGTYLVSRAVTFTGTSNLSVVGQGATIKAAGSFSGTALLHLVNTTATKVSGFTVTGAGEGTAWIDGIRVSGGSDAVVDGNTISQLGGSGVGVENATRTTVSNNTVSQVKFHGVFGSASTQQTWRGNRVSGHGATTLTAGIGLLGQLGDTYLLEGNTATGFGNTAMKTEGTSNVTFRGNTVDGFARDGIKIMPLPEKGVSQVSNGVIENNTVRGFSGADAYGSSALQISSVIGGRVSGNTTAGTFGAGAGGKQPPYGYEDAIRLQAHGSGPVPRDIVISNNKASNSYVGLRLMGNNNTVSGNTFQGTAQHSVIFNQYATGNKFTSNIFSTSGQIGVLFDVGVSGTTFTGNTFSSMGTGIYAANSGNNYNTFTTNSFSAVTKAVVVAGSGNTCSGNTGTGVTTSCQ, encoded by the coding sequence GTGACCTACGCTGCCCCCAAACCCCACCTGACCGCCGTCCGCTTCGCCCTCCTGAGCGCCACCCTGCTGCTCGCCTCCTGCGGCACCACCGCCCGTCCGCCCGCCGCCCCGGCCGTGGGCAGCGACCAGGCCGCCGCTGAGATGACCTTCAGCGCCGAAGCGCTCAGCACCCGGCTGCAGCCCACCGCCGCCAGCGGGGCCATCACGCAGTACGACGCCCAGGCCGACGGCACCCAGGCCGTGGTGCTGCTGAACAACGGCAGCGCCGCGGCCTTCACCGTCCCCGCCGCCGGCACCTACACCGTGGCCCTCCAGGCCCGCGAAACCACGTACCAGGGCAACGTGATTCTCAGCGTCCGCGTCGGCGGCACCGAGCGCAAACGCGTCGAACTGACCAACCTCAGCTACGCCGCCGTGGCCCTCGGCAACCTGACCCTGAACAGCGGCGACGTGATCAGCCTGGTGTTCATCAACGACCTCAGCGGCGCCGGCGGCGACCGCAACGCCTACATCGACTACCTGACCCTGACGCCCGTCACGGCCACCGTGACCGCAGACTCCACGCCCATCACCTCGCCCAGCCTGACTGTTCCGACCGACGCGGTGGACGTCAAGACCTTCGGCGCCAAAGGCGACGGCGTCACCGACGACACGGCCGCCCTGCAGAAAGCCGCCACCAGCGGCAAGTCCCTGCTCTTCCCCGCCGGCACCTACCTCGTCAGCCGCGCCGTGACCTTCACCGGCACCAGCAACCTCAGCGTCGTCGGCCAGGGCGCCACCATCAAGGCTGCGGGCAGCTTCAGCGGCACGGCCCTGCTGCACCTCGTGAACACCACCGCCACCAAGGTCAGCGGCTTTACCGTGACCGGCGCCGGCGAAGGCACCGCCTGGATCGACGGCATCCGCGTCAGCGGCGGCAGCGACGCCGTGGTCGACGGCAACACCATCAGCCAGCTGGGCGGCAGCGGCGTGGGTGTGGAAAACGCCACCCGCACCACCGTCAGCAACAACACCGTCTCCCAGGTCAAGTTCCACGGCGTGTTCGGCTCGGCCTCCACCCAGCAGACCTGGCGCGGCAACCGCGTCAGCGGCCACGGCGCCACCACCCTCACGGCCGGCATCGGCCTGCTGGGCCAGCTGGGCGACACGTACCTGCTCGAAGGCAACACCGCCACCGGTTTCGGCAACACGGCGATGAAAACCGAAGGCACCTCCAACGTGACCTTCCGCGGCAACACCGTCGACGGCTTCGCCCGTGACGGCATCAAGATCATGCCGCTGCCCGAAAAAGGCGTGTCGCAGGTGAGCAACGGCGTGATCGAGAACAACACGGTGCGCGGCTTCTCCGGCGCCGACGCGTACGGCTCGAGCGCCCTGCAGATCAGCAGCGTCATCGGCGGCCGCGTCTCCGGCAACACCACCGCCGGCACCTTCGGCGCGGGCGCCGGCGGCAAGCAGCCCCCCTACGGCTACGAGGACGCCATCCGCCTCCAGGCGCACGGCAGCGGCCCGGTGCCCCGCGACATCGTCATCAGCAACAACAAGGCCAGCAACTCCTACGTCGGCCTGCGCCTGATGGGCAACAACAACACCGTCTCCGGCAACACCTTCCAGGGCACCGCGCAGCACAGCGTGATCTTCAACCAGTACGCCACCGGCAACAAGTTCACCAGCAACATCTTCTCCACGTCCGGGCAGATCGGCGTGCTGTTCGACGTCGGCGTGTCGGGCACCACCTTCACCGGCAACACCTTCTCCAGCATGGGCACCGGCATCTACGCCGCGAACAGCGGCAACAACTACAACACCTTCACCACCAACTCGTTCAGCGCCGTGACCAAGGCCGTCGTGGTGGCCGGCAGCGGCAACACCTGCAGCGGCAACACCGGTACCGGCGTCACCACCTCCTGCCAGTAA
- a CDS encoding tyrosine-protein kinase domain-containing protein produces MNDRTSSDVIDLTRSLLALKRSAWAIVLCAVVVGAATYAYFKQQTPIFKASTMIVSTGNQTGNQTVNQTLVSAPPLPSGALQGALLNLEVLRDISAGLEKVTGLSPEARAALQRKLLSEAAAARSSTLRVAGDVDMYGNGIYTVSARHTDPRVAAQLANLATSALIAWDAQRGLVKVSSARRALEVQLRDTETRLKQLGPVGAAPTRDQLTLLDQQATRTNDLNNLRALERAVVGSLALVAQAVTPLKPVAPRPARNAAVAGLFALLAASALVLLRSSLSRMVSSDIDLRGLHLRLLGEVPRLRTVKKGQPVLAMMHRGKAADSVTFLASNIRGCLGQQPKTVMITSLLPGEGKSTLVAGLAGSFAAGGLRTLLVEADVRHPTQRGLWGLAAETAPWVNLPQAAPFPGEEARDLQAALRNPEAAQARRLTDHLHLVVTAPHDGTAARLPTEAFRAALHLWSQHYDVVLVDAPPALAISDPLEMASMVSGVLIVLEPGKANMSGVQRLLDTLELAGANVIGVAFNKIDPRHVATGYGYGYGYRSPGVPVGRA; encoded by the coding sequence ATGAATGACCGAACTTCTTCAGATGTCATTGACCTGACCCGCTCACTGCTGGCCCTCAAACGCTCCGCCTGGGCCATCGTGCTGTGCGCGGTGGTGGTGGGCGCCGCGACGTACGCGTACTTCAAGCAGCAGACCCCCATCTTCAAGGCCAGCACCATGATCGTCTCGACCGGCAACCAGACCGGCAACCAGACGGTCAACCAGACGCTGGTGAGTGCGCCGCCCCTCCCGTCCGGCGCCCTGCAGGGCGCCCTGCTCAACCTGGAGGTTCTGCGCGACATCAGCGCCGGTCTGGAGAAGGTCACGGGCCTCAGCCCCGAGGCGCGCGCCGCCCTGCAGCGCAAACTGCTCAGCGAAGCGGCCGCCGCGCGGTCCAGCACCCTGCGCGTCGCCGGCGACGTAGACATGTACGGCAACGGCATCTACACCGTCAGCGCCCGGCACACCGATCCGCGCGTCGCGGCGCAGCTGGCCAACCTCGCCACCAGCGCCCTGATCGCCTGGGACGCGCAGCGCGGCCTGGTGAAGGTCAGCTCGGCCCGCCGGGCGCTGGAAGTGCAGCTGCGCGACACCGAAACCCGCCTCAAGCAGCTCGGCCCGGTCGGCGCGGCGCCCACCCGCGACCAGTTGACCCTGCTTGACCAGCAGGCCACCCGCACCAACGACCTCAACAACCTCCGCGCGCTGGAGCGGGCCGTGGTGGGCTCGCTCGCCCTGGTGGCGCAGGCGGTCACGCCGCTCAAACCGGTCGCGCCCCGTCCGGCGCGCAACGCCGCCGTGGCGGGCCTGTTCGCGCTGCTGGCCGCCTCCGCCCTGGTGCTGCTGCGCTCCTCGCTGTCGCGGATGGTTTCTTCCGACATCGACCTGCGCGGCCTGCACCTGCGCCTGCTGGGCGAGGTGCCGCGCCTGCGGACCGTGAAAAAAGGCCAGCCGGTCCTGGCCATGATGCACAGGGGCAAGGCAGCGGACAGCGTGACCTTCCTGGCGAGCAACATCCGCGGGTGCCTGGGCCAGCAGCCCAAGACCGTGATGATCACCTCCCTGCTGCCCGGCGAGGGCAAATCCACCCTGGTGGCCGGCCTGGCTGGCAGTTTCGCCGCGGGCGGCCTGCGCACCCTGCTGGTGGAAGCCGACGTGCGCCACCCGACCCAGCGCGGCCTGTGGGGCCTGGCGGCCGAGACGGCCCCCTGGGTGAACCTGCCGCAGGCCGCGCCGTTCCCCGGCGAGGAAGCCCGCGACCTGCAGGCCGCGCTGCGCAATCCCGAAGCGGCCCAGGCGCGGCGCCTCACCGACCACCTGCACCTCGTGGTGACCGCGCCGCATGACGGCACGGCCGCGCGCCTGCCCACCGAAGCGTTCCGCGCCGCGCTGCACCTGTGGTCGCAGCATTACGACGTGGTGCTCGTGGACGCCCCGCCGGCCCTGGCCATCTCCGACCCGCTGGAAATGGCCTCCATGGTCAGCGGCGTGCTGATCGTGCTGGAGCCCGGCAAGGCGAACATGTCCGGCGTGCAGCGCCTGCTGGACACCCTGGAACTCGCGGGCGCCAACGTGATCGGCGTGGCCTTCAACAAGATCGACCCGCGCCACGTCGCCACCGGCTACGGGTACGGGTACGGCTACCGGTCGCCGGGCGTCCCGGTGGGCCGGGCATGA
- a CDS encoding acyltransferase family protein: protein MSESIVVARSSAAPVRHVASLDALRGLAALAVVFFHVSLFAQQSLDPHLGSVQHTLSALRLTPLFVLFAGSESVLVFFILSGFVLYLMLAARPMPYAVYVRRRLLRLYPPYLVAVLVSMGLASLLGGHAAAGFGPWVNTLWQRPPDLTGFLYHVLVIGNPNTEPYNFVLWSLVQEMQISLLFPLLYAAILRVRPAGVLAGCLGLSLAANAVALMLAHVAPTAAYVLTPYLDSAHYLLFFAIGALMARHPEAVGRWYGALPVWVKGLVVAGGVACYTYGHVLMLRLGVASRVGDLLILPGAFTLVLLFAHSLRVTRLSRSAVPQFLGRISYSLYLYHGVVLMAFVYGLGGRLPVGVLLALALVTVLPVCVAAYHLVERPSIEWSRRGARRSVTAPPDGVQG from the coding sequence ATGTCTGAGTCCATCGTCGTTGCCCGCAGCTCGGCTGCACCCGTCCGCCACGTCGCCTCGCTGGACGCCCTGCGGGGCCTCGCCGCGCTGGCCGTGGTGTTCTTTCACGTCTCGCTGTTCGCGCAGCAGAGCCTCGATCCGCACCTGGGCAGTGTGCAGCACACCCTGAGCGCGCTGCGGCTGACGCCGCTGTTCGTGCTGTTCGCGGGATCCGAGTCGGTGCTGGTGTTTTTCATCCTGAGCGGTTTCGTGCTGTACCTGATGCTGGCGGCCCGGCCGATGCCGTACGCAGTGTACGTGCGCCGGCGCCTGCTGCGACTCTACCCGCCGTATCTGGTGGCCGTGCTGGTCAGTATGGGCCTCGCGTCCCTGCTGGGCGGTCACGCGGCCGCGGGATTCGGGCCGTGGGTCAACACCCTGTGGCAGCGGCCGCCGGACCTCACGGGGTTTTTGTATCACGTCCTGGTGATCGGGAATCCCAACACGGAACCGTACAATTTCGTGCTGTGGTCGCTCGTGCAGGAGATGCAGATCAGCCTGCTGTTTCCGCTGCTGTACGCCGCGATTCTGCGAGTCCGGCCGGCTGGCGTGCTGGCCGGGTGTCTGGGGCTGAGCCTGGCGGCCAACGCCGTGGCCCTGATGCTCGCGCACGTGGCGCCCACCGCTGCGTACGTCCTGACGCCGTACCTGGACTCCGCGCATTACCTGCTGTTTTTTGCCATCGGCGCCCTGATGGCCCGCCACCCTGAGGCGGTGGGGCGGTGGTACGGCGCGCTGCCGGTGTGGGTCAAGGGGCTCGTGGTGGCGGGCGGCGTGGCGTGCTACACGTACGGGCACGTGCTGATGCTGCGCCTGGGCGTGGCGTCCAGGGTCGGCGACCTGCTGATTCTGCCGGGGGCGTTCACGCTGGTGCTGCTGTTCGCGCATTCGCTGCGGGTCACCCGGCTGTCCCGCTCGGCCGTTCCGCAGTTCCTGGGGCGGATTTCGTACAGCCTGTACCTGTATCACGGCGTGGTGCTGATGGCGTTCGTGTACGGCCTGGGGGGGCGCCTGCCGGTGGGCGTGCTGCTGGCACTGGCGCTGGTCACGGTGCTGCCGGTCTGCGTGGCGGCGTACCACCTCGTGGAGCGGCCTTCGATCGAGTGGAGCCGGCGGGGCGCGCGGAGGTCCGTGACGGCGCCGCCGGACGGCGTGCAGGGCTAA
- a CDS encoding glycosyltransferase family 2 protein, giving the protein MTDPAASALPAPRVGIVVINYNGWGHTDTCLRSLAALDYPDAEVVLVDNGSTDDSVARLRERYPDLPVIWIPTNVGFTAANNVGTREALRRGADYVWFLNNDTTVDPGVLRALVGAAQASPRLGAVGSVLYCMREPEQVQGWGGGWVDLRRGRAEMYQAPVSSAQLDFLSGTSLLVRRAALEEVGLLDERYFMYWEDADFSFRLRRAGWQLGVADTARTWHLGAASMGLSTLNHKSLDWELNFTKSAVRFFLRHSTFPVAPLLAGPGLYLVKRLLRGQWPRAAAVARGGWLAFRRAAQ; this is encoded by the coding sequence ATGACTGACCCTGCTGCGTCCGCCCTGCCCGCCCCCCGCGTGGGCATCGTGGTCATCAACTACAACGGCTGGGGTCACACCGACACCTGCCTGCGCTCCCTGGCGGCGCTGGACTACCCGGACGCCGAGGTGGTGCTCGTTGACAACGGCTCCACCGACGACTCGGTCGCCCGGCTGCGTGAGCGGTACCCGGACCTGCCGGTCATCTGGATTCCCACCAACGTGGGCTTCACGGCCGCGAACAACGTGGGTACCCGCGAGGCGTTGCGGCGCGGCGCGGACTACGTGTGGTTCCTGAACAACGACACCACCGTCGACCCCGGCGTGCTGCGCGCCCTGGTGGGCGCCGCGCAGGCCTCGCCCCGCCTGGGCGCGGTGGGCTCCGTGCTGTACTGCATGCGCGAACCGGAGCAGGTGCAGGGGTGGGGGGGCGGCTGGGTGGACCTCCGGCGCGGCCGGGCCGAAATGTACCAGGCGCCGGTGTCCTCCGCCCAGCTGGATTTTCTGTCGGGGACCAGCCTGCTCGTGCGGCGCGCGGCGCTCGAGGAGGTCGGCCTGCTGGACGAGCGGTACTTCATGTACTGGGAGGACGCCGACTTCAGTTTCCGGCTGCGGCGCGCCGGCTGGCAGCTGGGCGTGGCCGACACGGCCCGCACCTGGCACCTCGGCGCGGCGTCCATGGGCCTGAGCACCCTGAATCACAAGAGCCTGGACTGGGAACTGAACTTCACGAAAAGCGCCGTGCGGTTTTTCCTGCGGCACTCGACCTTCCCGGTGGCCCCACTGCTCGCCGGGCCGGGCCTGTACCTCGTCAAGCGGCTGCTGCGCGGGCAGTGGCCGCGCGCCGCGGCCGTGGCGCGCGGCGGTTGGCTCGCGTTCCGCCGGGCGGCGCAGTGA
- a CDS encoding class I SAM-dependent methyltransferase, with translation MTGAMKRDLWGAAQAYEQYMGRWSRQVAPLFLTWLAAPAQQRWVDLGCGTGALTAEIARTCAPRALLGVDTAEGFLQAAARAVPSATFQAGDVSRTGLPGAAFDCAVSGLVLNFTPSPHTALQEMTRLVRPGGLVGLYVWDYAGHMQIMRRFFDAARTIDPGAAAFDDGVNAPVCRPAPLRAALASAGLWDVRVTPLDLTAAFASFDEYWTPFLGATGSAPKYYAGLPPGVQDQVRGAVRAALPTGPDGEILLAVRAWAARGQLPDA, from the coding sequence GTGACCGGCGCAATGAAACGCGACCTGTGGGGCGCCGCCCAGGCGTATGAACAGTACATGGGCCGCTGGAGCCGGCAGGTGGCGCCGCTGTTCCTGACCTGGCTCGCCGCGCCGGCGCAGCAGCGCTGGGTGGACCTCGGGTGCGGCACCGGCGCCCTGACCGCAGAGATCGCCCGGACCTGCGCGCCCAGGGCGCTGCTGGGCGTGGACACCGCCGAAGGCTTCCTGCAGGCGGCGGCCCGCGCCGTTCCCAGCGCGACGTTCCAGGCCGGCGACGTGAGCCGCACCGGCCTGCCCGGCGCGGCGTTTGACTGCGCCGTGAGCGGCCTGGTTCTGAACTTCACGCCGTCGCCGCACACGGCCCTGCAGGAAATGACCCGCCTGGTCCGCCCGGGCGGGCTGGTGGGCCTGTACGTGTGGGATTACGCCGGGCACATGCAGATCATGCGGCGCTTCTTCGACGCGGCCCGCACCATCGACCCGGGTGCCGCCGCGTTCGATGACGGCGTGAACGCCCCGGTCTGCCGCCCCGCACCTCTGCGCGCCGCCCTGGCCAGCGCGGGCCTGTGGGACGTGCGCGTCACGCCGCTGGACCTCACCGCGGCGTTCGCCAGTTTCGACGAGTACTGGACGCCGTTCCTGGGCGCCACGGGGTCCGCCCCGAAGTACTACGCAGGCCTGCCCCCCGGCGTGCAGGACCAGGTGCGCGGCGCGGTGCGCGCGGCGCTGCCCACCGGGCCCGACGGTGAGATTCTGCTGGCGGTGCGCGCCTGGGCGGCCCGCGGCCAGCTGCCGGACGCCTGA
- a CDS encoding O-antigen ligase family protein, whose protein sequence is MQLRRRDVDLWLHAALFSLYLGTVSVFGVTRRIDPALGSAAQLGLILLTWSLMLFAVWRSRRLPQGGLLLLALLPYAHMLYFSAAGEPAGGAFSYLYKFSGFLIAPYLWLWARHRDDRQIERTLMLLATLLAARAVLSFAAPGLTTTAGRFADDFTIYEWVGPLPRIFYPGMALVFYGLMVSLRNIFRAPDRQLSAETVRAVLFLAALAVNLSRGILMFAVLVTTLLLLVKFASARVAAVRKGRLVLTALLTVSGVSLLVVTTPLSDTLAQVAAGFSHQERFSLDQRNLDWRAQQVSAAFRLVETTEEQLLGVGTNTFIPESIEHPVPGEVTNELHYSYDSVRWTFGLLGLALLVGFGLLQPALRLALVRPPSPLLLPLVMTGGFIALVGIYTVVFTTADWSFVLSLCVAGVNARCDLWRRAPAPAARPARRLTVPGGFSHD, encoded by the coding sequence ATGCAGCTGCGCCGCCGTGACGTGGACCTGTGGCTGCACGCCGCGCTGTTCAGCCTGTACCTCGGCACGGTGTCGGTTTTCGGCGTCACCCGCCGGATCGACCCGGCGCTCGGCAGCGCCGCGCAGCTCGGCCTGATCCTGCTGACCTGGAGCCTGATGCTGTTCGCGGTGTGGCGCTCCAGGCGCCTGCCCCAGGGCGGCCTGCTGCTGCTCGCCCTGCTGCCCTACGCGCACATGCTGTACTTCTCGGCGGCCGGCGAACCGGCAGGCGGCGCGTTTTCGTACCTGTACAAGTTCAGCGGCTTCCTGATCGCGCCGTACCTGTGGCTGTGGGCGCGCCACCGCGACGACCGGCAGATCGAGCGGACCCTGATGCTGCTCGCCACGCTGCTCGCCGCGCGGGCGGTGCTGAGTTTCGCCGCGCCGGGCCTCACAACCACCGCCGGACGCTTCGCGGATGACTTCACCATCTACGAGTGGGTCGGGCCGCTGCCGCGCATCTTCTACCCGGGCATGGCGCTGGTGTTCTACGGCCTGATGGTGTCGCTGCGCAACATCTTCCGCGCCCCGGACCGGCAGCTGAGCGCCGAGACCGTGCGGGCCGTGCTGTTTCTGGCGGCGCTGGCGGTGAACCTCTCGCGCGGCATCCTGATGTTCGCGGTCCTGGTCACCACGCTGCTGCTGCTCGTCAAGTTCGCCAGTGCCCGCGTCGCGGCCGTCCGCAAGGGCCGGCTGGTGCTCACGGCCCTGCTGACCGTCAGTGGGGTCAGCCTGCTCGTCGTGACCACGCCGCTGTCGGACACCCTGGCGCAGGTGGCAGCCGGGTTCAGCCACCAGGAGCGCTTCAGTCTCGACCAGCGCAACCTCGACTGGCGCGCGCAGCAGGTCAGTGCCGCGTTCCGCCTCGTGGAGACGACGGAGGAGCAGCTGCTCGGCGTCGGCACGAACACCTTCATTCCCGAAAGTATCGAGCACCCGGTGCCGGGTGAGGTCACCAACGAACTGCACTACTCCTACGACTCGGTGCGCTGGACCTTCGGCCTGCTGGGTCTGGCGCTGCTGGTGGGCTTCGGGCTGCTGCAGCCCGCGCTGCGCCTGGCACTGGTCCGCCCGCCGTCACCGCTGCTGCTGCCGCTGGTGATGACCGGCGGCTTCATCGCCCTGGTCGGCATCTACACCGTGGTGTTCACCACGGCCGACTGGAGTTTCGTGCTCAGCCTGTGCGTCGCGGGCGTCAACGCCCGCTGCGACCTGTGGCGGCGCGCGCCCGCCCCGGCTGCTCGGCCGGCCCGACGTCTCACCGTTCCCGGAGGTTTTTCCCATGACTGA
- a CDS encoding oligosaccharide flippase family protein — protein sequence MTERGGRRTARNIAALYGVQIATYLLPLLTVPFLARTLGPQAWGALAVAQAFGGMVGLLIDYGFDLSATREVARVQSDPARRAELLSGVLGARLLMTLIAAALTLLAQAAVPALNHPLLLWAAVAWGAAQASNLMWYFQGVERVTRVAGLDVAAKVAVTAGILLLIRRPSDAWLVPALTAGAALLSNAWALRLAHRDTPFLWPSWSRALRTLRLGWSMFLFRGSAAFYSTASAFLLGLFVPVGLVGHYAGAERIARAVQGLLTPLNRALYPRFARAAGEGPAATRALLPAGLRLMGGAGAVLSAGTWLAAPLLVGVLLGPGFEPAVPVLRVLAALPLVIGVNMVFGLFWLVPLGHDRAFNLTVALGALLNAALIALLVPASGPLGMAWAVVLTEVLVGGGLYLLYRQTRRPAPARGRPAEV from the coding sequence ATGACCGAACGCGGCGGGCGCCGGACGGCGCGGAACATCGCCGCGCTGTACGGCGTGCAGATCGCCACGTACCTGCTGCCGCTCCTGACCGTGCCGTTCCTGGCCCGCACCCTGGGGCCACAGGCCTGGGGGGCGCTGGCCGTCGCGCAGGCGTTCGGCGGGATGGTCGGACTGCTGATCGATTACGGTTTCGACCTGTCGGCCACCCGCGAGGTGGCGCGCGTGCAGAGCGACCCGGCCCGCCGGGCCGAGCTGCTGTCGGGCGTGCTCGGCGCGCGCCTGCTCATGACGCTGATCGCCGCCGCGCTGACCCTGCTGGCGCAGGCGGCGGTGCCGGCGTTGAACCATCCGCTGCTGCTGTGGGCGGCAGTCGCGTGGGGCGCGGCGCAGGCGTCGAACCTGATGTGGTACTTCCAGGGCGTCGAGCGTGTCACGCGCGTCGCGGGCCTGGACGTGGCCGCCAAGGTCGCCGTGACCGCCGGCATCCTGCTGCTGATCCGCCGCCCTTCGGACGCCTGGCTGGTTCCGGCCCTGACGGCCGGCGCGGCCCTGCTGTCCAACGCCTGGGCGCTGCGGCTGGCGCACCGCGACACGCCGTTTCTGTGGCCGAGCTGGTCCCGCGCCCTGAGGACGCTGCGCCTGGGCTGGAGCATGTTCCTGTTCCGCGGCTCAGCGGCGTTCTACAGCACCGCGAGCGCGTTTCTGCTCGGGCTGTTCGTGCCGGTGGGCCTCGTGGGCCACTACGCCGGCGCGGAACGCATCGCGCGGGCCGTGCAGGGCCTGCTGACGCCGCTCAACCGGGCGCTGTACCCCCGCTTCGCCCGCGCGGCCGGCGAGGGCCCGGCCGCCACGCGCGCGCTGCTGCCCGCCGGCCTGCGGCTGATGGGCGGTGCGGGCGCCGTGCTGAGCGCCGGCACGTGGCTCGCCGCGCCGCTGCTCGTCGGCGTGCTGCTCGGCCCGGGGTTCGAGCCGGCCGTGCCGGTGCTGCGCGTGCTGGCTGCCCTGCCGCTGGTGATCGGCGTGAACATGGTCTTCGGGCTGTTCTGGCTGGTGCCGCTCGGGCACGACCGGGCCTTCAACCTCACGGTGGCGCTCGGCGCGCTGCTGAACGCGGCCCTGATCGCGCTGCTCGTGCCGGCCAGCGGCCCGCTCGGCATGGCCTGGGCGGTCGTGCTGACCGAGGTGCTTGTGGGCGGCGGCCTGTACCTCCTCTACCGCCAGACCCGGCGGCCCGCCCCGGCGCGCGGCCGCCCGGCGGAGGTCTGA